From the genome of Deferribacteraceae bacterium V6Fe1:
TTTTTCAGGATGCCCCACCCATGTAGTAAAGTCACCGTAAATCCAAGAACCGGCAACAATCTTTTTTAATTTTACCCCATCCGCTTTTAACATCTCTTTAGGGGTAACTGTTTGTATAAAATCAAGCTTCATCAACCTTTCATAAAGTGCCGAAAAGAAATCAAACGCATTATTTTTGTAAAATTCCCACGCATTTTCACCATCCAATATTACGGAAACTATAGGGTCAAAATCACATATTTCATAAATATGCTGCAATTTTTTTATAAAATCGCATGCAGCCTCAACAGGCTCCATATTTGCATAAGTAAACCCTATTAAATCACTTAAGTACTTATCCCTAAAAAACACAGAAATCTTCTCATCCCCAAAAATGTACCTCTTATAAAGTCTCTTTCTGTTGTCACTCCTTTTCAAATCTATTCCGAGGGAATTACCAAGCACATCTTCGTCCGTGGCACACCATTTAAACTTATCAGAAAAAATTGTAACTGTTTCATCACTGACAGAGCCTTCCGCAGGCCAAACACCGGTAGGATTTACCCCGAAAATTCTTTCAAACTCTTTAACCCCTTCATTAAGGTGCCATTTAGCATCCTCATCAAGTCGCAGATTTTCCAGAGGTAATTTAATATCTTTTTTTGATTCATATGCACAATTCATATCTAACAAGAGGGGGAAGATAGGATGATAATAAGGGGTGACACTTAATTCAATTCGCCCCATATCCGAAAGTTTTTTATAATACTCAAAAATATAAGAAATTTTACCAAAAAGAATCTTTAAAAGAGACCTCTTATCATCCTCAGTAAAGTTCATGTCCTTTACAATTAATGACTTTATAAATGATGACTCACTTCTAATAAAGGCGCCTGTCCAAGCTATAAGAAAATGTACCTCCAAATCCAAAATCTCCTGACTATTGAAAATGAAAAGCTTATTCTCAGATTTTTCACTGCCGGAATATCTGTCATAAAGCTCTTTGTATCTGACAGAAGATGAAATCATATTTTTTAAATTTGCCATAAAAAGGGATGGGACAAGAAATTCTATCTCTTTATCTTCGAGAGTTTTGACATCTTTCTTAATTAATTTGATAAGTCTGTCATTTACATCTTCACTCTTGTAATCTTCTAATTGAATAAGCAGTGAAGGGACAAAATTGAATGTCCCCTTAATATCATAAAGTTCATAATATCGAGGCATTTCCAAATAATCTTTTATACCGTGCAAAAAAACCCAAGGGAGCAAATACTCGCCCGTTGATGCCTCTTTGTAATATGGCTGATGCATATGCCATATAAATTGAAGATAAAGTTTTTTCATTCTTCCACTAACCAAGTATTTATCTTTTCAATATATTCCTTCAACAATTCCTCTTTTCTCTCTTCACTCTTTGCTTCAACATAAAGATGAACATCTGCGGCAAATTGGTCGGGTATCATAAGTACCCACGAATCTCTGAATTTTATTTTGACCCCGTCAATATAAGAAGCATCTTTATCCATTGCATCTTCACTCATCTTCCTCATAATGTAGCCTTTCTTACTTAACGGACAACTAATTATATTATGTGCATAGTGATACTCAGGTATATCTTTTTCTATTTCACTCAATGATGTTCCGGTCTTTGCAAGCAGCTCGAGAAGTTTCAAAGCATTAAAAGCGGCATCAGGGCAGATGGCATATTTCGGGAAGCTCATAAAGAGATTATCCCAACCTATAAAATCAAACTCTTTGAGAAAATCATATTTTAGCCCGCTCGATTTACCTCTAACGATATCGATATTTTCAAACTCGTTATCCAAAACAGTTGGCATCATTATCGGCAAATATACTTTTAATCTCTTTTCGGTAGACATGCTTAACAGTTTTAAAATAACTATTACAGCCTTGTCGTGCGAAAGTGCAAGACCGTTATCAGCAAAAATATGCAATCTTTCTCCATTTTGATAAATTATAAAACCCAAATCTGCCTTTAAAGTCTTTATGATTTTTGAAACCTGACTCATAGAGTCATGAATCCCTTGAAAGCTCCTTGATAACTTTTTTTCATCAAAATAAGCGTTTAATACTACAGTCTCAATATCTGCACCTGTCATAATGGAAGGGATAATGGTAGAGCCTGTGCCATTGAAAAGGTCCATTACTATCTTAAAATTTCCCCTTTTTATGCAATCAAGGTCAAGATTATTGTAAATATTAGCAATATATTCATCACTCTTTGGAGGTAGATCAATCAACTTACCGATATCTTCGTGAGTAGCTCTTCTGAAATTTTCACGAAAAAATATCCGCTCAATATTTTTCTCCATATTTGAATCGATTGGCATTCCGTCCCCATCGGAAAATGTTATCTCCGTATCCGTGGATGATATGTGAGATTGCCTGAAATATATGCACATCGAAGCTTTGAGATTTTTCATGTACCATTTTGCCATTGAAGGGGTAGCAAGTTTTAAGTCGTAAGTATTAACTCCTGTTGAAAGTATCCCACCCAAAAAAGACCTCTTTATCATTCTTGACGCACTGTGATAGTCTCTGCTTAAAATTACATAAGAATTTTTGGAAAGCGCACTGCCAACGGCAGCTCCTAATTTGGCTGCCATCTCAGGAGATAACTCTACATTTGTCCTTGCTGAAACCTTTCCGCCTTCAAATATTGATTTTTTCCACTTGTCCCCCCAAATAAGGTTGGAGCTTAGTATGGAGCCGCTCTCAATATGTTTGTTAGGCCAGACCATTATGTCCTTTTCAAAAGTTACATTATCCCCCACTTCGGTATGCTCTGCAATAATCCCGCCTCTTAATATATTTACATTTCTACCCAACATTACATCGTTGCATATGACACAATTGTTTATCACAGAGCCGTCATTTATCACAACATTATCCCAGATTACCGAATTTTCTATGACACAATTTTTACCTATTGTAACATTGCTACCTATACTGCTGTTTTTAACAATCCCTTTCGGGTCAATTTTAACATTTTTCCCCATAAAAACGATACCGCTTACACTTGACTCATCAAATGAACAATCCTCAAGACAGTAGACCTTTGCATGATTTAAATCATGGACAACCTGGCCTATATTAAGATTTAATGCACCTGAAAATATGTCTTGAAAAACTTCTCGGTAAGAAACTGGGTTACCTACATCACGCCAATAACCTTTTGCAGTAAATCCATAAAGATCGATATTCCTTGACATTAGAGCCGGAAAAAGGTCTTTTGAAAAATCAAATGGCTTGTCCTCAGGGATATATTTAAAAACTTCCGATTTGAATACATAAATCCCTGTGTTTATAGTATCACTAAATACTTCTCCCCAGCCGGGCTTTTCAAGAAATCTTAATATTTTGGCATTTTTATCCGTAATAACAACACCAAACTGCAAAGGATCTTCCACTTGAGTCAGGCAAATAGTGCCAAAAGCATCATTGAGCTTGTGAAATCCTGATATCTCATTCAAATCAAAATCGGTCACAAGATCTCCGCTAATGACTATAAAATCATCATTGCCAACAAGTTTTTCCGCCTTTTTGACCGCCCCGGCTGTGCCGTAATCACCGTCCGGCAAAATGTACTTGATATTTACTCCAAATTTTTCCCCTTTACCAAAATAACTTTTAATAACGTCAGGCTTATAATAAAGAAGAATAATTATTTCCGTTATTCCGACATCACGTAATTTTGTAACTATATATTCCATCATCGGTTTATTTAAAATTGGCAACATCGGCTTTGGTAAAGAAGTGGTAAGAGGCTGAATCCTCGTGCCAAACCCGCCGGCCATAACTATCGCTTTCATAATATCCCCCTTTTAAGCCCAAATAAGTAAGTTATTCTCAAATCTATTTTTTATAAATTTATGCTTTGGCAAAATACAGAATGTTGCCTTAAATTTTCCCGGGCACTCAAGTGTAACATCAGCTTCATATACGGAAAAGTTATTTTCCATTTTAGAAAAGGTTAAAGGGATAATACGATATGCTTCCCCTTTGTCACATTCCCTTTTAATAAAACACAACACTTCAATATCAGACTGCACCAAACCGTTTATATCAACCTTCAAAATAGGTTTTATATTTTCCCCAACCATAAGTTCATCATATTCAAAATAACCTTCACCCACTTGCACGGAGTGCCACATACTGCTAATTTTTCTTCTCCAATCAACAAACTCCCTCAGCTCTTTGAAATCATTGGCGGACATCTCAAAATACATATTGTTTAGTTCGTTATAAAATTTGTCAGTATATTCCATCACCATCCTCGTGGTGTTAAAAAATGAAGACACTGACTTTACCGAGCTTTTCATGACCTTTATCCACTCCCGCGGGATACCTGTTTTATCTCTATCGTAAAATAACGGTATTATTTCGTTTTCAAGCTTATCATAAATCTCTTCACTCTCCACAAAATCCTGATAATTCTCATCTGTATAATCTTCTCCAAACCCAATTGACCAGCCGTTTGTACCGTTATAACCTTCATCCCACCAACCGTCTAATATCGAAAAATTTATCCCTGCATTTGCAGCCACCTTCATTCCGCTTGTGCCGCTTGCCTCCATTGGACGTCTCGGGTTATTAAGCCATATATCCACACCTCTCACCAGATATTTTGCCATTTGTATATCGTAGTCCTCAAGGAAAATAACCTTATTTTTAAACTCTGACTGTCTTGTAATATGTTTTATCTGCTTTATTATCTCTTTCCCACCATTGTCCTTTGGGTGTGCTTTACCGGCGATTATTATTTGTACCGGCATTTTTGAGCTATTAAGTATTTTGGATAACCTTTCCAAATCTTTAAAAAGGAGATACCCTCTTTTGTATGTGGCAAATCTTCTCGCAAAGCCTATGGTTAAAGCATCCGAGCGCAAAGCTTCTTGAGCACTCAGCATCTCACTGTGTGAGCCACCTTTTTTCTTAACCTCTTTTTTCAGCCTTCTTCTAACATATTCAATAAGCCTTGATCGGAGTAAGTTTTTTGTCTCAAACAATTCAAGATCAGGGATATCATCAACGTTTTCCCATACTTCAAATTTATGTGGTTTCAGATGCCACTCTTCCCCCAGATATCTGTTATACAATCTTTTACATTCATCTGACACCCAAGTAGGCAGATGCACCCCGTTGGTGATATAATCTATCGGGATAAATTCTTGAGGAATATTCTGCCATAAATTTTTAAATATATTTTTGGATACTTCACCATGAAGCTTACTAACACCATTTCTATACACACTCCCTTTGGTAGCAAAAATTGCCAAAGAGAATGGCTCTGCTCTGTTATTAGGCTCATATCGTCCGAACCTAATAATTTCCTCTACCTTCAAAGGAGCCCCTGAATAGATACTCCCAAGATATCTAAATATCTCACCCTCGCTAAAAACATCAAACCCTGCAGGCACAGGTGTATGCGTAGTAAAAATGGTAGTTTTTTTAACAAATTCAAAAGCCTCATCAAAGCTAAGATTATTTAATAGCATTAATTGGTTTATCCTTTCGCATATAGCAAAAGCAGGGTGACCTTCATTTAAATGAAAAACTGTGGGCTTAATACCCAATTTTTCCAGCGCCTTTACACCACCGATTCCGAGTAAAATCTCTTGTTTTATCCGCATTCCAAAATCACCATCGTAAAGCTTACCTGTTATTTTTCTTATACTTTCACTATTCTCTGGGATATCCGTATCAAGCAGGATAAATCTCACCATACCGAGATGTATATGCCAAATCTTTGCCTTTATAACCCCTTCTGGAGAGTTTATTTCAATATAATTTTTATTCCCGTTTTCATCGGATGACTCAAGTATAGGCATCA
Proteins encoded in this window:
- the glgP gene encoding alpha-glucan family phosphorylase, whose protein sequence is MNFREFYVGINFPDKLKKLESLAYNLWWTYNNPAKDLFKMINPDLWEESVHNPIAVLASLDQKRINEIASDPVFLSRLESVWDLYMEYIQTPKWFEIRDDIPNKDKMLVAYFSMEYGLHESIQTYAGGLGILSGDHCKSASDIGLPFVAVGLLYKNGYFHQYLNSDGWQLEDYPNNDFSMMPILESSDENGNKNYIEINSPEGVIKAKIWHIHLGMVRFILLDTDIPENSESIRKITGKLYDGDFGMRIKQEILLGIGGVKALEKLGIKPTVFHLNEGHPAFAICERINQLMLLNNLSFDEAFEFVKKTTIFTTHTPVPAGFDVFSEGEIFRYLGSIYSGAPLKVEEIIRFGRYEPNNRAEPFSLAIFATKGSVYRNGVSKLHGEVSKNIFKNLWQNIPQEFIPIDYITNGVHLPTWVSDECKRLYNRYLGEEWHLKPHKFEVWENVDDIPDLELFETKNLLRSRLIEYVRRRLKKEVKKKGGSHSEMLSAQEALRSDALTIGFARRFATYKRGYLLFKDLERLSKILNSSKMPVQIIIAGKAHPKDNGGKEIIKQIKHITRQSEFKNKVIFLEDYDIQMAKYLVRGVDIWLNNPRRPMEASGTSGMKVAANAGINFSILDGWWDEGYNGTNGWSIGFGEDYTDENYQDFVESEEIYDKLENEIIPLFYDRDKTGIPREWIKVMKSSVKSVSSFFNTTRMVMEYTDKFYNELNNMYFEMSANDFKELREFVDWRRKISSMWHSVQVGEGYFEYDELMVGENIKPILKVDINGLVQSDIEVLCFIKRECDKGEAYRIIPLTFSKMENNFSVYEADVTLECPGKFKATFCILPKHKFIKNRFENNLLIWA
- a CDS encoding glycoside hydrolase produces the protein MKKLYLQFIWHMHQPYYKEASTGEYLLPWVFLHGIKDYLEMPRYYELYDIKGTFNFVPSLLIQLEDYKSEDVNDRLIKLIKKDVKTLEDKEIEFLVPSLFMANLKNMISSSVRYKELYDRYSGSEKSENKLFIFNSQEILDLEVHFLIAWTGAFIRSESSFIKSLIVKDMNFTEDDKRSLLKILFGKISYIFEYYKKLSDMGRIELSVTPYYHPIFPLLLDMNCAYESKKDIKLPLENLRLDEDAKWHLNEGVKEFERIFGVNPTGVWPAEGSVSDETVTIFSDKFKWCATDEDVLGNSLGIDLKRSDNRKRLYKRYIFGDEKISVFFRDKYLSDLIGFTYANMEPVEAACDFIKKLQHIYEICDFDPIVSVILDGENAWEFYKNNAFDFFSALYERLMKLDFIQTVTPKEMLKADGVKLKKIVAGSWIYGDFTTWVGHPEKNKAWEYLYEVKKDLIKLKGDDNIEEAEKFLHIAEGSDWFWWYGDDHYTVQAGTFDYLFRSNLINAYRVLNENVPGFLYEPIKKNGKAIQSISKPKNYIHPEVNGKIDSYFEYLGASRVNLKYDMSSMNVGESILTSLVWGFDERNFYFCLELDKEKVNEDDTYVELKILSPFEHVIKYYFKNGKIESSISDDLFEIVYEEVLEGSIALTLFETKRVSITFCIVKGGAILDRAPVYNPLEIKLDSLDSADWLV
- a CDS encoding NTP transferase domain-containing protein — encoded protein: MKAIVMAGGFGTRIQPLTTSLPKPMLPILNKPMMEYIVTKLRDVGITEIIILLYYKPDVIKSYFGKGEKFGVNIKYILPDGDYGTAGAVKKAEKLVGNDDFIVISGDLVTDFDLNEISGFHKLNDAFGTICLTQVEDPLQFGVVITDKNAKILRFLEKPGWGEVFSDTINTGIYVFKSEVFKYIPEDKPFDFSKDLFPALMSRNIDLYGFTAKGYWRDVGNPVSYREVFQDIFSGALNLNIGQVVHDLNHAKVYCLEDCSFDESSVSGIVFMGKNVKIDPKGIVKNSSIGSNVTIGKNCVIENSVIWDNVVINDGSVINNCVICNDVMLGRNVNILRGGIIAEHTEVGDNVTFEKDIMVWPNKHIESGSILSSNLIWGDKWKKSIFEGGKVSARTNVELSPEMAAKLGAAVGSALSKNSYVILSRDYHSASRMIKRSFLGGILSTGVNTYDLKLATPSMAKWYMKNLKASMCIYFRQSHISSTDTEITFSDGDGMPIDSNMEKNIERIFFRENFRRATHEDIGKLIDLPPKSDEYIANIYNNLDLDCIKRGNFKIVMDLFNGTGSTIIPSIMTGADIETVVLNAYFDEKKLSRSFQGIHDSMSQVSKIIKTLKADLGFIIYQNGERLHIFADNGLALSHDKAVIVILKLLSMSTEKRLKVYLPIMMPTVLDNEFENIDIVRGKSSGLKYDFLKEFDFIGWDNLFMSFPKYAICPDAAFNALKLLELLAKTGTSLSEIEKDIPEYHYAHNIISCPLSKKGYIMRKMSEDAMDKDASYIDGVKIKFRDSWVLMIPDQFAADVHLYVEAKSEERKEELLKEYIEKINTWLVEE